A region of Scleropages formosus chromosome 2, fSclFor1.1, whole genome shotgun sequence DNA encodes the following proteins:
- the snrpe gene encoding small nuclear ribonucleoprotein E yields the protein MAYRGQGQKVQKVMVQPINLIFRYLQNRSRIQVWLYEQINMRIEGCIIGFDEYMNLVLDDAEEVHMKTKTRKPLGRIMLKGDNITLLQSVAN from the exons ATGGCTTACAGAGGACAAGGACAGAAGGTTCAGAAAGTTATGGTGCAACCGATC AATCTCATCTTCAGGTACCTTCAGAAT CGCTCTAGAATCCAGGTGTGGCTTTATGAGCAGATCAACATGAGGATCGAGGGGTGTATCATT GGGTTTGATGAATATATGAACCTGGTTCTTGATGATGCAGAAGAGGTTCACATGAAGACCAAGACCAGGAAGCCTCTTG GGAGGATCATGTTGAAAGGGGATAACATCACCTTGCTGCAAAGTGTAGCAAACTAA